One Littorina saxatilis isolate snail1 linkage group LG11, US_GU_Lsax_2.0, whole genome shotgun sequence genomic window, GCTGGTTGCCCCGGTCGCCTCGATCCCCTCCAGGCCCCCCAACCACCCCGGGTCCCCCCTGACCGCCAGGGTGACCTCCAGGGTGTCCGCCGGGGTGACCTCCGTGCGAGGGTGGACCAGTCGGGGGTCCTGCGTCTTCCTCCTGGCGTTTCTCGTAGTGTACGAAGTCGTCGAAGATGGACGTGGTGTGCTTGTAGCTGTGCAGGATCTTCATCACCTGCTTGCCCTTCTCCGGTGGCACCTCCTGGGTGTCGCGCGAGTTTGTCACGGGCTTGTTCTCGTTGTTCTCTAGGCGGATGTGCCGCAGCTGGGAGTTGGGCACATCCTTGACGTAAATCCACTTCACCTCGAACTGGCCCTTCCACTTGTCCTGAGCCCACACAGAGGCGTTCTTGTTGTAGTCGATGGGCGACAGCATCATGGCCAGCCCGCAGAAGTGGCCGCTGCCGTTGACGGAATAGAGGAGGTAGATGGGGCCCTTACCCTCCCGCTCGCGGAAGGCCCCGTCCAGCCGCTTGTTACCGTGCTCCGTGCTGCACCAGATGTTGTACTTGATGGAGCGGTGGATGTCATCCTCCGCGTAGCTCTTGATGATGAAGAAACGGGCCCCCTTGGTGTTGAGGTTGAACTCCTTCGGGTTGTAGGTGTTCTCCTGCTTTAGCTTGTCCAACACTGGGTGATGAGGCAGCAGGGCAGTCGGGCCGCCTGCAGAACCACCGTAGGCGTTCGAACTGGAGCCGCCGCCCCCATGGCTGTTCTGGTGGtgactaccaccaccaccaccaccactgttgttgctgttgctattgGCGCTCGATTGTCCACCAGAGGTGGCACCGCCACCCACCTGACGTTGACGGGGGGCGCTCCAGGTTTGGCGTTGCCCCGGAGCAGGTTTTCCCGGTGGTCCTCCTGCGTTCATCCCACCGCGGCTCTCCCACGTTCCAATGTCCATGTTATGCGGCTTGTTGGGGTTGTTGGGCGCACGGGGAATCATGCGGGGGCGCACCTGCGTCTGGGGACGCGCAGGCGCTGAGGCAATAGCCGCCCACGAAGTCTTCTTCGGCGCCTGGTTGCCCATACCCACACTTCCCCCTACACTGACACCCATCCCCTGAGAGCTCACACCGTGCATGGACTGAGACACAGACTGGGGCGGTGCCGCCAACATCTCCTGAGGGGGCACCCCCATCATCTCCTGGCTCATACCACCGTCCATCTTCTTATCCATGCCACCCTGCAGCGTCATGCCACGCAGGCCCTGTTCCACACCCCCCATGGGGTCCCCGCGATCGGGGGCTGCACCGTTCATCATGCTGTACGTATCCGGTGCCATCATGGAAGGGTCCGTGTAATAGTCCGTCTCCTGGTAGGGCCTGGGGTCTTtacgagtggactgggtgggaGCGTTGCCCCAGTAGTCACTAGGATACTCCCAGCTGCCAAAGGGAAAACCAAAGCCGCTGTACATGCTGCTGTAATCGTAGCTCATGGGAAACATTGGGGTGTCTCCCCCGTTGGACCATGTTCCATCGGTCGTGTTGAGCCCCTGGTTCATGAAGGGGTACATGTTGTTGGGGGTGGGAGTGTAGTAGCTCTGGAAGAACGACTCGGAACCACCCGGGCTCGGCATCTGGCCAGGATTGGTATACCCCCCCTGAAACAAGACAGACACAAGTTATTTTCATCTCATATTGCTTAGGccacggtaacatagccaaacaagaagagcaaacgctcgatcgagtcactttcgcagttctgaatattatatgaggcatcagatggacaggaagaaattgctattcacaacacaatgagtcacgttcacataaaatttgagcccggtcacttttatagtttccgagaaaagcccaacgttaagttgtgtgttgccgaacagaaaaggctagttatctcccttgtttttctgataacgttcgtaaaaggctacagatgtaaatactttgatgtaaagaataatcctacaaagtttcaatcacatccgatgaactttgtcaaagatataaaatgtctaatttttcctttgacgctgacctgtgaccttgaaaaaggtcaaaggtcaacgaaaccatcgttaaagtgtagaggtcattggaggtcacgactaaacaaaatatgagcccgatcgctttgatagtttccgagaaagataaaatgtctaatttttcctttgacgctgacctgtgaccttgaaaaaggtcaaaggtcaacgaaaccatcgttaaagtgtagaggtcattggaggtcacgactaaacaaaatatgagcccgatcgctttgatagtttccgagaaaagtccaacgttaaggtggtgtctacggacggacggccggatggccggccggacagactaacactgaccgattacatagagtcactttttctcaagtgactcaaaaaaatagAGTActaaggtaggcaatcacttttttttaaaatcttttttttctaatgtgtacaaattaaacctacttcaatcaatcaatcaatcaatgagtcttatatcgcgcatattccgtgggtacagttctaggcgctctgcagtgatgccgtgtgagatgaaattttatacggccagtagattgcagccatttcggcgcatatttacctttcacggcctattattccaagtcacacgggtataggtagacaattattaactgtgcctaagcaattttgccaggaaagacccttttgtcaatcgtgggatctttaacgtgcacacccaatgtagtgtacatgggGGGAGgatcggacaccgaagagagtctgcacacaaagttgactctgtgaaataaatttccgccgaacctgggatcgaactcacgctgacagcggccaactgaatacaaatccagcgcgctaccaactgagctatatccccgcccagggaaataagtgtgcgactcgagcgctttcgctttcattgcgttttctgcactcgtttttttgttgacaaatgtaataaaaagttatagggtcggcccctaaaaatagggtaggtcgggttaccgtaaccacacctattttttttttcaggccTTATCATTAGtcaaaaggtttttttttaaacaagcaTGGTATGTtatcgtaaaaaaaaaaagggattgcCTAGCTCGAGTCTTTTGAGTGAGTTTTTTCTACAATTTCTCAGATAAGTTTATTATCTGTATCATTTTCTCTATCAGCTGTCCACTAAACACCGCTGGGTCGAACAGCAGTAAATGCAACGTTATGTTTTATCATAAATCAAACATTCCAATAACACAccattcttgtgttttgattctgaattttaaAACGTTggcaaaaagaacaagtcgcgtaaggcgaaaatacaatatttagtcaagtagctgtcgaactcacagaatgaaactgaacgcaatgccatttttcagcaagaccgtatactcgtagcatcgtcagtccaccgctcatggcaaaggcagtgaaattgacaagaagagcggggtagtagttgcgctaagaaggatagcacgcttttctgtacctctctttgttttaactttctgagcgtgtttttaattcaaacatatcatatctatatgtttttggaatccggaaccgacaaggaataagatgaaagtgtttttaaattgatttggacaatttaattttgataataatttttatatatttaattttcagagcttgtttttaatccgaatataacatatttatatgtttttggaatcagcaaatgatggagaataagataaacgtaaatttggatcgttttataaatttttttttttttttacaattttccgatttttaatgaccaaagtcattaattaatttttaagccaccaagctgaaatgcaataccgaagtccgggcttcgtcgaagattacttgaccaaaatttcaaccaatttggttgaaaaatgagggcgtgacagtgccgcctcaactttcacgaaaagccggatatgacgtcatcaaagacatttatccaaaaaatgaaaaaaacgttcggggatttcatacccaggaactctcatgtcaaatttcataaagatcggtccagtagtttagtctgaatcgctctacacacacacacacacagacacacacgcacatacaccacgaccctcgtttcgattccccctcgatgttaaaatatttagtcaaaacttgactaaatataaaaaggaagagTTAGAATATCTCATCCACACATTGTACCAAAATG contains:
- the LOC138980115 gene encoding YTH domain-containing family protein 1-like isoform X2, which encodes MSEEDKYMAQPHQGGYTNPGQMPSPGGSESFFQSYYTPTPNNMYPFMNQGLNTTDGTWSNGGDTPMFPMSYDYSSMYSGFGFPFGSWEYPSDYWGNAPTQSTRKDPRPYQETDYYTDPSMMAPDTYSMMNGAAPDRGDPMGGVEQGLRGMTLQGGMDKKMDGGMSQEMMGVPPQEMLAAPPQSVSQSMHGVSSQGMGVSVGGSVGMGNQAPKKTSWAAIASAPARPQTQVRPRMIPRAPNNPNKPHNMDIGTWESRGGMNAGGPPGKPAPGQRQTWSAPRQRQVGGGATSGGQSSANSNSNNSGGGGGGSHHQNSHGGGGSSSNAYGGSAGGPTALLPHHPVLDKLKQENTYNPKEFNLNTKGARFFIIKSYAEDDIHRSIKYNIWCSTEHGNKRLDGAFREREGKGPIYLLYSVNGSGHFCGLAMMLSPIDYNKNASVWAQDKWKGQFEVKWIYVKDVPNSQLRHIRLENNENKPVTNSRDTQEVPPEKGKQVMKILHSYKHTTSIFDDFVHYEKRQEEDAGPPTGPPSHGGHPGGHPGGHPGGQGGPGVVGGPGGDRGDRGNQRGRGDGRRGGQGGGGQGGGQGGGQGQGGGRHN
- the LOC138980115 gene encoding YTH domain-containing family protein 1-like isoform X1; its protein translation is MSASLDQRTKGQPNQVSGAPGKDGMSEEDKYMAQPHQGGYTNPGQMPSPGGSESFFQSYYTPTPNNMYPFMNQGLNTTDGTWSNGGDTPMFPMSYDYSSMYSGFGFPFGSWEYPSDYWGNAPTQSTRKDPRPYQETDYYTDPSMMAPDTYSMMNGAAPDRGDPMGGVEQGLRGMTLQGGMDKKMDGGMSQEMMGVPPQEMLAAPPQSVSQSMHGVSSQGMGVSVGGSVGMGNQAPKKTSWAAIASAPARPQTQVRPRMIPRAPNNPNKPHNMDIGTWESRGGMNAGGPPGKPAPGQRQTWSAPRQRQVGGGATSGGQSSANSNSNNSGGGGGGSHHQNSHGGGGSSSNAYGGSAGGPTALLPHHPVLDKLKQENTYNPKEFNLNTKGARFFIIKSYAEDDIHRSIKYNIWCSTEHGNKRLDGAFREREGKGPIYLLYSVNGSGHFCGLAMMLSPIDYNKNASVWAQDKWKGQFEVKWIYVKDVPNSQLRHIRLENNENKPVTNSRDTQEVPPEKGKQVMKILHSYKHTTSIFDDFVHYEKRQEEDAGPPTGPPSHGGHPGGHPGGHPGGQGGPGVVGGPGGDRGDRGNQRGRGDGRRGGQGGGGQGGGQGGGQGQGGGRHN